A genome region from Christensenella minuta includes the following:
- a CDS encoding ABC transporter substrate-binding protein has product MKTLHMELDWFANTNHTGFYVALKKGYYHDLGIDVKINGEFGGCGHQFAGEPDIVVAPEPAMLVYMDETPGEEQVQAVAVLTQVNDSGIISLKEEGITRPRELAGKRLTHWTPEWFHAVIGFAVDEDGGDYSKVKLVTKDVGDITETLGNDGDAVWIYKNWEWFVMKHAGYDCNYFALADFYPVLDFCAPAVAAKTRLVKNEADVIRAFVKASDQGFIDAAKDPEEAAKILHGYTPHFDLGLLVESQAYVSGLYLNEAGHWGTITPARWDRFSAFMKEKGMTRKDISGANGGYTNEFHG; this is encoded by the coding sequence ATGAAAACATTGCATATGGAGTTGGACTGGTTTGCGAACACAAACCATACGGGCTTTTATGTAGCCCTCAAAAAAGGATATTACCACGATCTTGGCATCGACGTGAAGATCAATGGGGAATTCGGGGGCTGCGGCCACCAGTTTGCGGGGGAACCGGATATCGTGGTGGCGCCCGAACCGGCGATGCTCGTGTATATGGACGAAACGCCCGGCGAAGAACAGGTGCAGGCCGTTGCGGTCCTGACACAGGTGAACGATTCGGGGATTATTTCCCTGAAGGAAGAAGGAATCACCCGTCCAAGGGAGCTTGCCGGCAAGCGCCTTACCCACTGGACGCCCGAATGGTTCCACGCGGTGATCGGCTTTGCGGTGGATGAAGACGGCGGCGATTACTCCAAGGTGAAGCTGGTAACCAAGGATGTGGGCGACATCACGGAGACGCTGGGAAACGATGGGGATGCGGTATGGATCTATAAAAACTGGGAATGGTTTGTAATGAAGCACGCGGGATATGACTGCAATTATTTTGCGCTCGCGGATTTTTATCCGGTGCTCGATTTTTGCGCTCCCGCGGTTGCGGCGAAAACGAGGCTCGTTAAAAATGAGGCCGATGTGATCCGGGCTTTTGTAAAAGCGAGTGACCAGGGCTTTATCGATGCAGCGAAAGATCCGGAGGAAGCGGCGAAAATACTGCACGGATATACGCCGCACTTTGACCTCGGCCTGCTTGTCGAAAGCCAGGCCTATGTGTCGGGGCTGTATCTGAATGAAGCGGGGCACTGGGGAACTATTACGCCCGCGCGTTGGGATAGATTCAGTGCGTTTATGAAAGAAAAGGGTATGACAAGGAAAGATATTTCAGGGGCAAACGGCGGTTATACAAATGAATTCCACGGCTGA
- a CDS encoding DNA recombination protein RmuC, translating into MEIIFIAAGLVALGILCVAILVRLGRKTDDAAALRTELSSQFQILSGMVLDTVNRASAVNGQSAEVLRRTVEEKLNEIRFSVDQKLDTTLKSGLSTSFARVSEQLEQVYKSMGEVRALTSGVGDLKNILSGVKTRGIWGEVQLYKLLSDFLSPGQFIENVRITRDSTVEFAVKMPREEGGDVLLPIDSKFPMDRYARVLALGGSGDAQALTAAQKEFVQAVLTEAKKISEKYVRPPQTTDFAIMFLPSEGLYAEVIRLGLVDRLQSKYRVMVTGPSTLGAFLTSLQTGFRTLAIREHSAAIEEMLAAVRAEFETFGDMLQKTQNSLAAAQNHLESVQKRSIRIQTRLADVDTFEA; encoded by the coding sequence ATGGAAATAATTTTCATTGCGGCCGGGCTTGTGGCGCTCGGAATACTGTGCGTGGCCATACTTGTGCGGCTGGGAAGGAAAACGGACGATGCCGCCGCCCTGCGGACAGAGCTTTCAAGCCAGTTTCAGATTCTTTCCGGGATGGTGCTCGATACGGTCAACAGGGCCTCGGCTGTCAACGGACAAAGCGCGGAAGTGCTGCGCCGTACGGTGGAGGAGAAATTGAATGAGATTCGTTTCTCCGTGGACCAGAAACTAGACACCACGCTGAAGAGCGGGCTTTCCACTTCCTTTGCGCGCGTCAGCGAACAGCTTGAACAGGTATATAAAAGTATGGGAGAGGTGCGCGCCCTTACGAGCGGCGTGGGCGATTTGAAAAACATCCTTTCCGGGGTGAAGACGCGGGGCATTTGGGGGGAGGTTCAGCTCTATAAGCTGCTTTCGGATTTTCTCTCCCCCGGACAGTTCATTGAAAATGTGCGTATTACACGGGATAGTACAGTTGAATTTGCCGTCAAAATGCCGCGTGAGGAGGGCGGCGATGTGCTTTTGCCCATCGATTCCAAATTCCCTATGGACCGTTATGCGCGCGTGCTCGCGCTGGGGGGAAGCGGTGATGCGCAGGCGCTTACAGCCGCGCAGAAGGAATTTGTACAGGCAGTGCTCACGGAGGCCAAAAAGATCAGCGAAAAATATGTAAGGCCGCCGCAGACGACGGATTTTGCCATCATGTTCCTGCCGTCCGAAGGGCTGTATGCGGAGGTGATCCGTCTTGGGCTTGTGGACCGGCTGCAAAGCAAATACCGTGTGATGGTCACGGGGCCATCCACGCTGGGCGCCTTCCTGACAAGCCTGCAAACGGGCTTCCGTACCCTCGCCATCCGGGAACATTCCGCGGCGATCGAAGAAATGCTCGCAGCGGTCAGGGCCGAATTTGAAACGTTTGGCGATATGCTGCAAAAAACACAAAATTCGCTTGCCGCTGCCCAGAACCACTTAGAGTCCGTGCAGAAACGGTCCATCCGCATCCAGACCCGGCTGGCGGACGTGGATACATTTGAGGCGTAA
- a CDS encoding substrate-binding domain-containing protein codes for MKKRLISILMVALACAFVFAACAPAAETPSESASTEASTAPEASTEASAEASAPAADGDITVELVAKGFQHQFWQVVKEGAEAAGKDLGVSINFQGPPSESDIQAQVDMLNSALSKNPSAICLAALDTGSVTSQLADAQAAGIPVIGFDSGVPDAPEGQVLATAATDNAAAAGLAAEEMMKDSAFVEKVKAATPEKPVRVAVLSQDATSTSVTQRTQGFIDTFKAAAEEIFPDQVAVEGHDLYAVASAQDPAVIISVHIAPTTDAADLKNIGSAALQEDNLIGVFCSNEGSVTGFLNATNDGADLDKENGTYKDLTVAGFDAGKTQKTAVSNGWFLGSVTQDPYQIGYQAVDLAVKAAKGETVSDVDTGAKWYNAANIGDEDIAKLVYD; via the coding sequence ATGAAAAAAAGATTAATCAGTATTCTCATGGTAGCTCTGGCCTGCGCATTCGTATTCGCCGCATGCGCACCGGCGGCCGAGACTCCCTCGGAGTCGGCGTCCACGGAAGCATCCACAGCTCCTGAGGCATCGACGGAAGCTTCGGCCGAAGCGTCCGCACCTGCCGCAGACGGCGATATCACGGTAGAGCTCGTTGCAAAAGGCTTCCAGCATCAGTTCTGGCAGGTCGTTAAGGAAGGCGCAGAGGCGGCCGGTAAAGACCTCGGCGTTTCCATCAATTTCCAGGGACCTCCGTCTGAAAGCGATATCCAGGCCCAGGTCGATATGCTGAACAGCGCTCTTTCCAAGAATCCTTCGGCGATTTGCCTCGCAGCCCTTGATACCGGCTCCGTCACGTCGCAGCTCGCGGACGCCCAGGCGGCTGGCATTCCGGTCATCGGCTTCGACTCCGGCGTTCCGGACGCTCCTGAAGGACAGGTTCTCGCGACTGCCGCAACAGACAACGCTGCCGCAGCCGGACTCGCTGCGGAAGAAATGATGAAAGACAGCGCGTTCGTAGAGAAAGTTAAAGCGGCTACGCCTGAAAAGCCGGTAAGGGTTGCGGTCCTTTCGCAGGACGCGACGTCCACCTCCGTTACACAGCGTACGCAGGGCTTCATCGACACCTTCAAAGCAGCTGCGGAAGAAATCTTCCCGGATCAGGTAGCGGTGGAAGGCCATGACCTGTATGCGGTTGCTTCCGCGCAGGATCCGGCGGTTATCATCTCCGTACATATCGCTCCGACGACAGACGCCGCGGACCTGAAAAACATCGGTTCCGCCGCTTTGCAGGAAGATAACCTGATCGGCGTGTTCTGCTCGAACGAAGGCTCGGTCACGGGCTTCCTGAATGCGACCAACGACGGCGCTGACCTCGATAAGGAAAACGGCACGTACAAAGACCTGACGGTTGCGGGCTTTGACGCAGGCAAAACGCAGAAGACGGCAGTCAGCAACGGCTGGTTCCTGGGTTCCGTAACCCAAGACCCCTACCAGATTGGCTACCAGGCGGTAGACCTTGCGGTAAAGGCTGCCAAGGGTGAAACGGTTTCCGACGTTGATACGGGTGCAAAATGGTACAATGCGGCCAACATCGGCGACGAAGACATCGCGAAACTCGTTTACGACTAA
- a CDS encoding ABC transporter permease → MSNEAKALKQQGGKKIDLQKLLALGALVILFVFFFIAAVFGNNVNGLTFITNVLESSYFVGFLALGVTFAIITGGIDLSIGTIMMCGALIGGYMYNSQGWPLIAAIILTVLIPTGFGLLNGFLIARLKLPAFIATLGTMMISQGLGSIVTSVQTQRWPTAADADGWFKAVFMKTPEGFPTGVIWLVAFFLLAMFLLNKTKFGKYTFAIGSNEEAARLSGVNTAKWLTLVYVVNGLFCGFAALMYGATYTTVLPQTGNGLELQGIAAVVIGGTSLAGGVGSMSGTLIGVFIMSVLKMGLTSIGLQPQWQTFFVGVVVILAVLMDIYRQKSANKVKAA, encoded by the coding sequence ATGAGTAACGAAGCAAAAGCATTGAAACAGCAGGGCGGAAAAAAGATCGACCTGCAAAAACTACTGGCACTCGGCGCACTGGTCATACTGTTTGTATTCTTCTTTATCGCCGCGGTATTCGGAAACAACGTAAACGGACTCACATTTATCACGAATGTTCTGGAATCTTCCTACTTCGTAGGATTCCTGGCGCTCGGCGTAACCTTTGCAATCATCACCGGAGGGATCGACCTCTCCATCGGGACGATTATGATGTGCGGCGCGCTGATCGGCGGATATATGTACAACTCCCAGGGATGGCCGCTGATTGCGGCGATCATCCTGACGGTGCTGATTCCCACGGGCTTTGGCCTTCTGAACGGCTTTTTGATCGCCCGGCTGAAGCTGCCTGCGTTTATCGCAACGCTGGGCACGATGATGATCTCCCAGGGCCTCGGCTCCATCGTCACGTCGGTGCAGACGCAGCGCTGGCCCACGGCGGCGGACGCGGACGGCTGGTTCAAGGCGGTCTTTATGAAAACGCCGGAAGGTTTCCCGACGGGCGTGATCTGGTTGGTGGCATTTTTCCTGCTGGCGATGTTCCTGCTCAACAAAACAAAATTCGGCAAATATACGTTTGCGATCGGCTCTAATGAAGAAGCCGCGCGCCTCTCCGGCGTGAATACGGCAAAATGGCTCACGCTTGTCTATGTGGTAAACGGGCTCTTCTGCGGCTTCGCGGCGCTCATGTATGGCGCGACCTATACAACGGTGCTGCCGCAGACAGGTAATGGCCTTGAACTCCAGGGCATCGCGGCAGTCGTGATCGGCGGCACGTCACTGGCAGGCGGCGTCGGGTCCATGTCGGGCACCCTGATTGGCGTATTCATCATGTCGGTGCTGAAAATGGGCCTCACCTCCATCGGCCTCCAGCCGCAGTGGCAGACATTCTTCGTCGGCGTGGTCGTTATTCTCGCGGTGCTGATGGACATTTACCGCCAGAAATCCGCCAATAAGGTAAAGGCGGCATAA
- a CDS encoding TspO/MBR family protein has protein sequence MNTTYAGTYDTPHKINWKVLLLSLLISVGSGQVSGLLTNSSMEIYINDVVKPPLSPPGAVFPIVWSVLFVLMGISAYMVYMTISPYRRRALTLYIAQLIFNFFWMIIFFNARNYVFAFIWLAVLWLMVFFMIRSMRLVKPAAGNLQIPYLVWLTFAGYLNFAIILLN, from the coding sequence ATGAATACAACATACGCGGGTACATATGATACGCCCCATAAAATCAATTGGAAGGTACTGCTTTTAAGCCTTCTGATTAGCGTGGGCTCCGGACAGGTCTCCGGCCTGCTGACCAATAGCAGCATGGAGATTTATATCAATGATGTGGTAAAACCGCCGCTTTCCCCCCCGGGCGCGGTATTTCCAATCGTCTGGAGCGTGCTGTTTGTTCTGATGGGGATATCGGCTTATATGGTATATATGACGATATCACCCTATAGGAGAAGGGCGCTTACGCTGTATATTGCACAGCTTATTTTCAATTTTTTCTGGATGATTATTTTCTTTAACGCGCGCAACTATGTGTTTGCTTTTATTTGGCTTGCAGTCCTGTGGCTTATGGTGTTTTTTATGATTCGTTCGATGCGCCTTGTAAAGCCTGCGGCAGGAAATTTGCAGATTCCATACCTTGTGTGGCTGACGTTTGCCGGTTATCTCAATTTTGCGATTATCTTGCTAAATTAG
- a CDS encoding ECF transporter S component, with translation MKTTTKKYAWQLKDIIMIGILGVLFALIYLGAFYLSMGLQAALTPFGLAPFNFEIVYGVWFMAATVAAFIMQKPGVAFVTEVLAAFLELLMGNFPLVITTGLVQGVGLELGFAVFRYRRYDMASMCVSATFACILSFIWTYFTNGYATLEIGMLVAMFAVRLGTSLLFAGVLSNLLGKGLARTGVLKGYPVGAKYAHQDIIDDDEEAAV, from the coding sequence ATGAAAACCACAACAAAGAAGTATGCCTGGCAGCTGAAAGACATCATTATGATCGGGATTCTGGGGGTGCTGTTCGCGCTCATTTACCTGGGTGCGTTCTATCTCAGTATGGGGTTGCAGGCGGCGCTCACGCCGTTTGGCCTTGCACCCTTCAATTTTGAAATCGTGTACGGCGTATGGTTCATGGCGGCGACGGTTGCCGCGTTCATCATGCAAAAGCCGGGCGTTGCATTCGTGACCGAAGTGCTTGCGGCGTTCCTTGAGCTGCTGATGGGCAACTTTCCGCTTGTTATCACCACCGGGCTTGTGCAGGGAGTCGGCCTCGAGCTTGGCTTTGCGGTGTTCCGCTACCGGCGCTATGATATGGCGAGCATGTGTGTATCCGCGACGTTTGCGTGCATCCTGAGCTTTATCTGGACCTATTTCACCAACGGATACGCAACGCTTGAGATAGGGATGCTCGTCGCCATGTTTGCCGTCCGCCTCGGCACTTCGCTGCTGTTTGCGGGCGTACTCAGCAACCTGCTTGGCAAGGGGCTTGCGCGGACGGGCGTTCTGAAGGGATACCCGGTGGGCGCGAAATATGCGCATCAGGATATTATAGACGACGATGAGGAAGCGGCAGTATGA
- a CDS encoding sugar ABC transporter ATP-binding protein, whose amino-acid sequence MAEVVVSMKDIQKRFPGVHALDDAQIELKKGEVHGLVGENGAGKSTLMKVLTGIYEKDSGTVMVKGREVHYRTPADALGDGISMIHQELNLMPHLTVADNIFIGREPKKGLTLDKKKTNQMTRELLQSLNLDIEPDTTVGRLTVAKQQMIEIAKAISLNADILIMDEPTAALTNTEIDDLFRFVRDLKAKDVGIVYISHRMEELKVITDDITVMRDGQYVGTVRTEDTEMDEIISMMVGRTIYEEPKTHSAVPAGAPTVLRVEHLSSPVVHDVSFELKKGEILGFAGLMGAGRTETARLIFGADPRTEGRIFVSGKEVSIESPQDAVESGIGYLSEDRKAFGLAVGLSVADNTVMATMDEFVQGGVVNESKIAKVTREYVQKLDLKTPSIKQLVRNLSGGNQQKVVIAKWLVRNCDILIFDEPTRGIDVGAKSEIYKLMNQLAAEGKSIIMISSEMPELLRMSDRVLVMCEGKMTGEIDISEATQEGIMKYATQRS is encoded by the coding sequence ATGGCTGAAGTTGTGGTAAGCATGAAGGATATCCAAAAACGGTTCCCCGGCGTACACGCGCTTGACGACGCGCAGATCGAGCTTAAAAAGGGCGAGGTCCACGGACTCGTCGGCGAAAACGGCGCGGGGAAATCGACCCTGATGAAGGTGCTCACCGGTATCTATGAAAAGGACAGCGGGACAGTTATGGTGAAAGGGCGGGAGGTTCATTACAGGACGCCGGCCGACGCGCTGGGGGACGGGATCAGCATGATCCACCAGGAGCTGAACCTGATGCCGCACCTTACGGTGGCGGACAATATCTTTATCGGCCGTGAGCCGAAAAAGGGACTTACGCTGGACAAAAAGAAGACAAACCAGATGACGAGAGAGCTTTTACAGTCCCTGAACCTGGATATCGAACCGGATACCACGGTCGGACGGCTTACCGTTGCAAAGCAGCAGATGATCGAGATCGCCAAGGCAATCTCGCTGAATGCGGACATCCTGATTATGGACGAACCGACCGCGGCGCTTACCAATACCGAGATCGACGATCTGTTCCGGTTTGTACGGGATTTGAAAGCCAAGGACGTGGGCATCGTGTATATTTCGCACCGGATGGAGGAACTCAAGGTCATTACGGACGATATCACGGTCATGCGGGACGGTCAATACGTGGGCACTGTGAGAACGGAAGACACGGAGATGGATGAAATCATCAGCATGATGGTGGGCCGCACGATCTATGAGGAACCGAAGACCCACAGTGCGGTCCCGGCAGGCGCGCCCACGGTGCTGCGGGTGGAACATCTTTCTTCTCCGGTGGTGCACGATGTATCCTTTGAACTGAAAAAAGGCGAGATTCTTGGTTTTGCGGGACTGATGGGCGCAGGGCGCACGGAAACCGCGCGGCTGATCTTTGGGGCGGACCCAAGGACGGAGGGCAGGATTTTCGTGAGCGGCAAAGAGGTCTCGATCGAAAGCCCGCAGGATGCGGTGGAAAGCGGCATCGGCTACCTTTCGGAAGACCGCAAGGCCTTTGGGCTGGCAGTGGGACTTTCGGTGGCGGACAATACCGTTATGGCCACGATGGATGAATTTGTTCAGGGCGGAGTGGTGAACGAAAGCAAGATCGCCAAGGTTACCCGGGAATATGTGCAGAAACTCGACCTCAAAACACCGTCGATCAAGCAGCTGGTGCGCAACCTTTCGGGCGGCAACCAGCAGAAGGTGGTCATTGCGAAATGGCTGGTGCGCAATTGCGATATCCTGATCTTCGACGAGCCGACACGCGGCATCGATGTGGGCGCAAAAAGCGAGATTTATAAACTGATGAACCAGCTGGCGGCAGAAGGAAAATCAATCATCATGATTTCTTCCGAAATGCCGGAGCTGCTGCGGATGAGCGACCGCGTGCTCGTAATGTGCGAAGGAAAAATGACGGGCGAAATCGACATCAGCGAAGCGACACAGGAAGGCATCATGAAGTATGCCACACAAAGAAGTTAA
- a CDS encoding ABC transporter ATP-binding protein, with translation METSKYKVVDHVDMAIPEGKVTILTGPSGCGKSTLLYLMAGIYPQNAGIVDEGRVTVNGEEMGGLYPHERARIAGMMFQNPDLQFCMDTVNGELAFCLENMGEDPAEMDGKIQEALSFCGIGHLRDRAFHTLSGGEKQKVMLACTVLIRPRWLLLDEPFANIDPASAQVLVEKLGQLHRERGMGIVAVDHQLAPWLPIMDEAVLLGEGARVRQRGVTPGNLPEYGETFEEMGIAFPGREYCSRRENNAPGEAVLTVRGLCAGYDGEKILDGLDADFYKGKVHAVTGASGSGKSTFFSILCRIVPYEGSILLEGEELKRIRKKAMAHRLGFVFQNPQDQFVAQSVYEEMEVSLRQTYEGEKLEAKVKEYLQETGLWRYRRMSPFMLSQGQQRRLAVAALLAYDCKVLVCDEPTYAQDVRSLKSVMKLMMDRVREKGLTLIFSTHDKQLARDYADIFYTLADGKLERREGV, from the coding sequence ATGGAGACAAGTAAATATAAGGTGGTCGACCATGTGGATATGGCGATCCCGGAGGGTAAGGTCACGATACTGACCGGTCCCTCCGGCTGTGGGAAAAGCACGCTTTTGTATCTTATGGCGGGCATTTATCCGCAAAACGCCGGAATCGTGGACGAAGGCAGGGTCACGGTGAACGGGGAGGAGATGGGCGGCCTGTATCCGCATGAACGCGCACGCATCGCGGGGATGATGTTCCAGAACCCGGATTTGCAATTTTGTATGGATACGGTGAACGGAGAGCTTGCCTTTTGCCTCGAAAATATGGGCGAAGACCCCGCGGAGATGGACGGAAAGATACAGGAAGCGCTTTCTTTTTGCGGGATCGGACATCTGCGGGACCGGGCGTTCCATACGCTTTCAGGCGGCGAAAAGCAGAAGGTCATGCTCGCGTGTACGGTGCTGATTCGTCCCAGGTGGCTGCTGCTCGACGAGCCGTTCGCCAATATCGATCCGGCCTCGGCGCAGGTGCTCGTGGAAAAGCTCGGCCAGCTGCACCGGGAACGGGGCATGGGAATCGTGGCTGTGGACCACCAGCTTGCACCGTGGCTGCCGATTATGGATGAGGCGGTGCTTCTCGGCGAGGGAGCGCGCGTGCGGCAGCGGGGCGTCACTCCCGGGAATTTACCGGAATACGGGGAAACGTTTGAAGAAATGGGCATTGCGTTCCCGGGACGGGAATATTGCAGCCGCAGAGAGAACAACGCACCCGGGGAAGCGGTGCTTACGGTGCGCGGCCTGTGTGCGGGCTACGACGGGGAAAAAATATTGGACGGGCTCGACGCGGATTTTTATAAGGGGAAGGTGCATGCGGTCACCGGGGCCTCGGGCAGCGGGAAGAGCACCTTTTTTTCCATCTTGTGCCGTATTGTGCCCTATGAGGGAAGCATCCTGCTGGAAGGGGAGGAATTGAAGCGGATTCGCAAAAAGGCGATGGCGCACCGGCTTGGTTTTGTGTTTCAGAACCCGCAGGACCAGTTCGTTGCGCAAAGCGTATACGAAGAGATGGAGGTCAGCCTCAGGCAGACCTATGAAGGCGAAAAGCTGGAAGCAAAGGTCAAGGAATATTTGCAGGAAACCGGCCTGTGGAGGTACCGCAGGATGTCTCCGTTCATGCTCAGCCAGGGACAGCAGCGGCGGCTTGCAGTCGCGGCCCTGCTTGCCTATGACTGCAAGGTGCTCGTGTGCGACGAACCGACCTATGCACAGGATGTGCGATCCCTGAAATCGGTGATGAAGCTGATGATGGACCGCGTCCGAGAAAAAGGGCTGACGCTTATTTTTTCCACGCACGATAAACAGCTCGCGCGGGATTACGCGGATATATTCTATACGCTTGCGGATGGAAAGCTTGAACGGAGGGAAGGCGTATGA
- a CDS encoding L-fucose isomerase: MVKIGIRPTIDGREKGIRESLEEQTMRMAKSAAKLISENVYDEEGNPVGCVIADTTIGGFAEAAKCQEKFDREGVCATLTVTPCWCYGSETMDMDPKTPKAIWGLNATERPGAVYLAAVLAAHAQKGIPAFSIYGHDVQDADDDAITDDVAEKILRFARAAVAVGEMKGKSYLSVGNVAMGIAGSMVNPDFFEEYLGMRCEYKDMSEIIRRVENEIYDKEEFERALVWTRENCKENDDLYNGENGHSREKKDAEWEYCVKMAMIVRDMMQGNEKLKEIGWNEEGNGNNAIAAGFQGQRQWTDFMPNGDFMESMLCSSFDWNGIRKPLVVATENDCLNGVAMLLGHLVTNTAAVFSDVRTYWSPEAVKRVTGKELTGYAQNGIIHLINWGAAALDASGEQEKDGKPAMKPFWEITEGEAQKCLDATKWTPGNLGYFRGGGFSSTFKTRGGMPVTMCRMNLVKGLGPVLQIAEGYTVELPDDMNKILWDRTDPGWPCTWFAPVLTGEGAFTDVYSVMANWGANHGASVYGHVGADLITLASMLRIPVNMHNVSEEKLFRPAAWNAFGTQDRESADYRACRNYGPLYK, encoded by the coding sequence ATGGTAAAGATAGGAATCAGGCCAACGATCGACGGACGTGAAAAGGGAATCCGGGAAAGCCTCGAAGAACAGACGATGCGCATGGCAAAGTCTGCGGCGAAGCTGATTAGTGAAAATGTATATGACGAAGAAGGCAACCCGGTAGGCTGCGTGATCGCGGACACCACAATCGGCGGGTTCGCGGAAGCGGCAAAGTGCCAGGAGAAGTTCGACCGGGAGGGCGTATGCGCGACTCTGACAGTGACCCCATGCTGGTGCTATGGCAGCGAGACAATGGATATGGACCCGAAAACGCCGAAGGCGATCTGGGGCCTCAATGCGACGGAACGGCCGGGCGCGGTGTATCTTGCGGCGGTGCTGGCGGCCCACGCGCAGAAGGGGATTCCGGCGTTCTCGATCTACGGGCACGACGTACAGGATGCGGACGACGACGCCATCACGGACGATGTGGCGGAGAAAATTTTGAGGTTTGCACGCGCGGCAGTAGCTGTAGGCGAGATGAAAGGGAAATCCTACCTGTCAGTTGGCAACGTGGCGATGGGCATCGCGGGCAGCATGGTAAATCCGGATTTTTTTGAAGAATACCTTGGCATGCGGTGCGAGTATAAGGATATGAGCGAAATTATCCGGCGGGTAGAAAATGAGATTTACGACAAGGAAGAATTTGAACGCGCGCTTGTGTGGACGCGGGAAAACTGCAAAGAGAACGACGATCTGTATAACGGCGAAAATGGCCACAGCCGGGAGAAAAAGGACGCTGAGTGGGAATACTGCGTAAAGATGGCAATGATCGTACGCGATATGATGCAGGGAAATGAAAAGTTGAAGGAAATCGGCTGGAACGAAGAGGGCAACGGAAACAATGCAATCGCAGCCGGGTTCCAGGGGCAGAGGCAGTGGACGGACTTTATGCCGAACGGAGATTTCATGGAATCGATGCTGTGCTCGTCGTTTGACTGGAATGGGATCAGGAAACCGCTTGTCGTAGCGACGGAGAATGATTGCCTGAACGGCGTGGCGATGCTTCTTGGGCACCTTGTGACAAATACGGCGGCGGTTTTCAGCGATGTACGCACCTATTGGAGCCCCGAGGCGGTAAAACGTGTAACGGGCAAGGAGCTTACGGGATACGCGCAAAACGGGATCATCCACCTGATTAATTGGGGGGCGGCGGCCCTCGACGCTTCAGGCGAGCAGGAAAAAGACGGGAAACCGGCGATGAAGCCTTTCTGGGAGATCACGGAAGGGGAGGCGCAAAAGTGCCTCGATGCGACGAAGTGGACCCCCGGGAACCTCGGATACTTCCGCGGCGGCGGATTTTCTTCGACGTTTAAGACGCGGGGCGGAATGCCGGTCACGATGTGCCGGATGAACCTGGTAAAAGGGCTTGGACCGGTACTGCAGATCGCCGAGGGCTATACGGTCGAACTGCCGGACGATATGAACAAGATTCTCTGGGACCGGACGGATCCAGGCTGGCCGTGCACATGGTTTGCGCCTGTGCTGACGGGAGAAGGGGCGTTTACGGACGTATACAGCGTAATGGCGAATTGGGGGGCAAACCACGGCGCGTCGGTATACGGACATGTGGGCGCGGATTTGATTACGCTTGCAAGCATGCTGCGGATTCCGGTGAACATGCACAACGTAAGCGAAGAAAAATTGTTCCGTCCCGCGGCATGGAACGCGTTCGGCACGCAGGACCGGGAAAGCGCGGATTACAGGGCGTGCAGAAACTACGGGCCGCTGTATAAGTAA